In one window of Vespa crabro chromosome 6, iyVesCrab1.2, whole genome shotgun sequence DNA:
- the LOC124425127 gene encoding speckle-type POZ protein B-like isoform X2 has product MVFKVHGIYLLDFGKDPKTYVSWLIGKRIKNPVVLCLNILNCIVKEAEQVKIRFQFAVFNANVKHWEYCHVSRTILELKSNSNIISLGYRDLSIVDRHLKKNGEIDLMVKIQIVQCESEKHNLSQDMARLLKYSRTADTKLICGGLAGIEIPVHSSIITARSKVLAEMLSPVSVYPIKTELERIENNELERDEEQKGYKEDQYLYSLELLDISKDTTEELLRYIYSDHVDNLDNLASQLLCLAERFCLQGLKELCERNLIETITPYNIANRLLLADEFGCEVLKRASLAYCEENLTVLNKSLAWKMMEQMNPELFNEVCDAGMGSSRSSNIDDSELSN; this is encoded by the exons ATGGTATTCAAAGTACATGGAATTTATCTATTAGATTTTGGAAAGGACCCGAAG ACGTATGTTTCCTGGCTAATAGGCAAGAGAATCAAAAATCCAGTAGTATTGTGTTTGAATATATTGAATTGCATCGTGAAGGAGGCTGAACAAGTAAAAATACGTTTTCAATTTGCTGTATTCAATGCCAATGTTAAACATTGGGAATATTGCCATGTTAGCAGAACCATATtggaattaaaatcaaatagtaatattatttcacttGGCTATAGAGATTTGTCCATCGTTGACAGACACCTGAAGAAAAATGGCGAGATCGACTTGATggtaaaaatacaaatagtaCAATGTGAAAGTGAAAAACATAATTTGTCACAG GATATGGCtagattattgaaatattcacGTACAGCTGACACTAAACTAATTTGTGGTGGATTGGCTGGCATAGAAATACCAGTACACAGTAGCATAATAACTGCTCGTAGCAAAGTTCTAGCAGAAATGTTATCTCCTGTATCCGTTTATCCAATAAAAACTGAGTTggaaagaattgaaaataacgaattggaaagagatgaagaacaaaaaggataTAAGGAA GATCAATATCTATATTCATTGGAATTATTAGACATTTCTAAGGACACAACGGAAGAACTTCTACGTTATATTTACAGTGATCATGTCGATAATTTGGATAATCTTGCATCTCAATTGTTATGTTTGGCAGAACGTTTTTGTTTACAAG GTTTAAAAGAACTTTGTGAAAGGAATTTAATAGAAACTATAACTCCATATAATATAGCTAATCGATTGTTATTAGCAGATGAATTTGGTTGTGAAGTATTGAAAAGAGCTAGCTTGGCTTATTGCGAAGAAAATTTAACAGTACTTAATAAAAGTTTAGCTTGGAAAATGATGGAACAAATGAATCctgaattatttaatgaagTTTGCGATGCTGGAATGGGAAGTTCTAGATCTAGTAACATAGATGATAGTGAACTgagtaattaa
- the LOC124425018 gene encoding ragulator complex protein LAMTOR3-A yields MTAEHKKFLNGLLNSIEGLHSILITDRDGVPVVSVADEKAPELAMRASFLSTFGMATDQASKLGLGKNKIVICMYSSYQVVQLNKLPLVISFIASHNCNTGHILSLENKIEPILSNLKSAVVEA; encoded by the exons ATGACAGCA gaacataaaaaatttttaaatggtcTTTTAAACAGCATAGAAGGCCTACATAGTATATTAATCACAGATCGAGATGGTGTACCGGTCGTATCTGTAGCAGATGAGAAAGCACCAGAACTTGCTATGAGAGCaagttttctttctacttttggAATGGCTACAGATCAAGCAAGTAAATTAGGacttggaaaaaataaaatagttatcTGTATGTACAGCAGTTATCAg GTTgtgcaattaaataaattaccaTTGGTTATCAGCTTTATTGCTAGTCATAATTGTAATACAGGCCATATTTTATCCCTagagaataaaattgaacCAATTTTGAGCAACTTAAAAAGTGCAGTGGTAGAAGCCTGA
- the LOC124425127 gene encoding speckle-type POZ protein B-like isoform X1: MELLVPTVSDIIFKYTWSIANYKKTISKSSSIDSPSFELNVNGIQSTWNLSIRFWKGPEGKRIKNPVVLCLNILNCIVKEAEQVKIRFQFAVFNANVKHWEYCHVSRTILELKSNSNIISLGYRDLSIVDRHLKKNGEIDLMVKIQIVQCESEKHNLSQDMARLLKYSRTADTKLICGGLAGIEIPVHSSIITARSKVLAEMLSPVSVYPIKTELERIENNELERDEEQKGYKEDQYLYSLELLDISKDTTEELLRYIYSDHVDNLDNLASQLLCLAERFCLQGLKELCERNLIETITPYNIANRLLLADEFGCEVLKRASLAYCEENLTVLNKSLAWKMMEQMNPELFNEVCDAGMGSSRSSNIDDSELSN, translated from the exons ATGGAGCTTTTGGTACCAACAGTTTCAGatatcattttcaaatatacCTGGTCTATTGCAAATTATAAGAAAACTATTTCGAAAAGTAGCTCGATTGATAGTCCATCTTTTGAATTGAACGTAAATGGTATTCAAAGTACATGGAATTTATCTATTAGATTTTGGAAAGGACCCGAAG GCAAGAGAATCAAAAATCCAGTAGTATTGTGTTTGAATATATTGAATTGCATCGTGAAGGAGGCTGAACAAGTAAAAATACGTTTTCAATTTGCTGTATTCAATGCCAATGTTAAACATTGGGAATATTGCCATGTTAGCAGAACCATATtggaattaaaatcaaatagtaatattatttcacttGGCTATAGAGATTTGTCCATCGTTGACAGACACCTGAAGAAAAATGGCGAGATCGACTTGATggtaaaaatacaaatagtaCAATGTGAAAGTGAAAAACATAATTTGTCACAG GATATGGCtagattattgaaatattcacGTACAGCTGACACTAAACTAATTTGTGGTGGATTGGCTGGCATAGAAATACCAGTACACAGTAGCATAATAACTGCTCGTAGCAAAGTTCTAGCAGAAATGTTATCTCCTGTATCCGTTTATCCAATAAAAACTGAGTTggaaagaattgaaaataacgaattggaaagagatgaagaacaaaaaggataTAAGGAA GATCAATATCTATATTCATTGGAATTATTAGACATTTCTAAGGACACAACGGAAGAACTTCTACGTTATATTTACAGTGATCATGTCGATAATTTGGATAATCTTGCATCTCAATTGTTATGTTTGGCAGAACGTTTTTGTTTACAAG GTTTAAAAGAACTTTGTGAAAGGAATTTAATAGAAACTATAACTCCATATAATATAGCTAATCGATTGTTATTAGCAGATGAATTTGGTTGTGAAGTATTGAAAAGAGCTAGCTTGGCTTATTGCGAAGAAAATTTAACAGTACTTAATAAAAGTTTAGCTTGGAAAATGATGGAACAAATGAATCctgaattatttaatgaagTTTGCGATGCTGGAATGGGAAGTTCTAGATCTAGTAACATAGATGATAGTGAACTgagtaattaa
- the LOC124425017 gene encoding glyoxylate reductase/hydroxypyruvate reductase-like — MGRPRVLVTSNDVPSPGIDLLESKCDVTIIQHDKSTREDVLQTLPGYNAVLITNHYNVNTEFLNIAGTNLKVVSTISAGYDHLDVPEIKRRGIKVGHTPQVLSDAVAEIAVMLTLCAARRSHEGRLKLEEGNVKTSLNWLLGHDLRNSTVGIVGLGNIGQAVAVRLVPFGVSTFLYTGHSEKKAGKDLGAKFVSLDELLAQSDFIIVATPLTNETHGLFNDTTFGKMKKNAVFVNVGRGKVVDTDALVKALKNHTIFAAGLDVVDPEPLPKDHELLKLPNAVIIPHLGSATVKTRNDMSIIAAQNILNGLDGKPLVYEL, encoded by the exons ATGGGAAGGCCACGTGTTTTAGTTACAAGCAACGATGTACCATCTCCTGGAATCGATCTTTTGGAATCTAA atGTGACGTTACGATCATTCAACATGACAAAAGTACACGAGAAGATGTCCTACAAACTCTTCCCGGGTATAATGCTGTTTTGATTACTAATCATTACAACGTAAATACCGAATTTTTGAATATCGCAG GAACTAATTTAAAAGTTGTATCTACTATCTCAGCTGGCTACGATCATTTGGACGTTCCCGAAATTAAACGACGTGGTATTAAGGTCGGTCATACACCTCAGGTTTTGTCAGACGCAGTTGCAGAAATTGCAGTCATGTTGACTTTATGCGCAGCCCGACGAAGTCACGAAGGACGTTTAAAATTAGAAGA AGGAAATGTGAAAACTAGCTTGAACTGGTTACTTGGACACGATTTACGTAATTCTACGGTAGGAATAGTTGGATTAGGAAATATTGGTCAAGCTGTAGCCGTACGTTTGGTGCCATTTGGAGTAAGCACTTTTCTATATACCGGTCATTCGGAAAAAAAAGCAG GAAAAGATTTAGGTGCTAAGTTCGTATCTTTAGACGAACTTCTTGCACAAAGtgatttcattattgttgctaCTCCATTGACCAATGAAACCCATGGTTTATTTAACGATACTACTTTtggtaaaatgaaaaaaaatgctGTGTTCGTTAATGTCGGACGTGGAAAAGTCGTAGACACGGATGCATTggtaaaagcattgaaaaatCATACAATTTTTGCTGCGGGTTTAGATGTTGTAGATCCTGAACCATTACCAAAAGatcatgaattattaaaacttCCTAATGCTg taATTATACCACACTTAGGTAGTGCCACAGTAAAGACTCGCAACGATATGTCTATAATTGCAGCCCAAAATATTCTCAATGGATTAGATGGCAAACCTTTagtttatgaattataa
- the LOC124424632 gene encoding erlin-1-like, translating to MFRQKYIRICLPACLAIVFNFSLHRIEEGHVGVYFRGGALLPYVSNPGFHMMIPVLTTYRSVQVTLQTDEVKNVPCGTSGGVMIYFDRIEVVNILDANSVYTMVRNFTADYDRTLIFNKVHHELNQFCSVHTLHEVYIDLFDQIDENLKTALQKDLNDLAPGLNIQAVRVTKPKIPETIRKNYELMEAEKTKLLISTQHQKVVEKDAETDRKKAVIEAEKEAQVAKIQYNQKIMEKESLQRIAAIEDEMHVARQKSRSDAEYYQLKMQAEANKLLLSKEFLELKKYEALGHNTKVYYGQDIPKMFMYGGCTNDQELSSNINIKDNQSQML from the exons atgttcCGCCAAAAATACATTCGAATATGTCTCCCTGCTTGTTTAGCAAtagttttcaatttttctctacATCGCATTGAAGAAGGACATGTTGGTGTTTACTTCAGA GGCGGTGCTTTATTGCCTTATGTTAGTAATCCTGGATTTCACATGATGATACCCGTATTAACCACATATCGATCTGTACAAGTTACATTGCAAACGGATGAAGTTAAAAATGTACCATGTGGTACTAGTGGTGGTGTAATGATCTACTTTGATCGTATAGAGgttgtaaatattttagatGCTAACAGTG TTTACACTATGGTAAGAAACTTTACTGCAGACTATGATCGTACTTTGATTTTTAACAAAGTACATCATGAGTTAAATCAATTTTGTTCAGTACATACTTTACATGAAGTATATATTGATCTATTTGATCAAAtagatgaaaatttaaaaactgCTTTGCAAAAAGATCTAAACGATTTAGCACCAGGCCTTAACATTCAGGCAGTAAGAGTAACCAAACCAAAAATTCCTGAGACCATCAGGAAAAATTATGAACTAAT ggaagcagaaaaaacaaaactctTAATATCTACACAACATCAAAAAGTGGTGGAAAAGGATGCAGAAACGGATAGAAAAAAGGCTGTCATAGAAGCTGAAAAAGAAGCACAAGTTGCAAAAATACAGTACAATCAAAAGATCATGGAAAAAGAATCTCTTCAACGAATTGCAGCTATAGAAGATGAAATGCATGTTGCTAGACAAAAAAGTCGTTCCGATGCtgaatattatcaattaaaaatgcaAGCAGAAGCAAACAAACTACTTCTATCTAAAGAATTtttggaattaaaaaaatatgaagctTTAGGGCATAATACAAAAGTTTATTATGGACAAGATATTCCAAAAATGTTTATGTATGGTGGTTGTACTAATGATCAAGAATTAAGTtcaaatataaacattaaagataatcaatcacaaatgttataa
- the LOC124424818 gene encoding uncharacterized protein LOC124424818, which yields MSEEKEPVQTKAYNIRQNDKVGKYMVASRELKPGEEIVTEMPFIVGPKAFTYPLCLSCYVPWPPTLKDKPLCSKCSWPVCGPECENQPQHKDYECPVFVEAKEKFDVSAALEQNNENGVPQLECITPLRLLLESLKNPEKWEKEVKSMEAHNKIRIQKPHWKSDQVNVVEYLRKQLKLDKFSEEEIQTACGILEINAFEIRTSKGFSARALYPTVAMMNHSCVSNTCHSISPSDYRIYLRTAIRVPEGGELYGSYTHSLFPTMLRREHLFEGKHFACACPRCSDPTELGTHMSSLKCNKCDNGIVLPLDSLDEKSIWKCTHCEFTTPSTAVKKVFQLIHADVEAVETISGADGSDAIHERETVMKKYRSVLHPRHAFLTMLRHSLTQMYGRVDEYLLDDLPVVVLEHKVDMCRLLLQVLDVIEPGYTRIRGMTLYELHAPLLFLAKDQWNAGTIDQAGLKSKMIEASIILKEAATILTFEPTDTPEGQIGIVAKQSLEQLEQSIQERLIWLNKFREYYTSKKMSVKDTSKNISSVSKPQIYKLIHSEKFGRYLIAGKNIKAGEVILREKPIAVGPGVFEDDYFCFACLKLLIRVNKELQYVCKKCCVAPLCGPDCEKKDGHHTPKECQIFKDNQNISKDKIFDIIGILLPLRLFLLKDGDQDLWEKVDRMESHMDQRRDTPIWKDREVNVIKIFRDLQLVTNDDISTSDFLQRLCGILDVNSFELRSPGRLDALVLRGLYLEASLIAHDCRANTHITVNDHFQLTVYASLPINENDIIYFNYTSSLLGSAERREHLREGKYFECECSVCKDPYELGSHLSSILCPRCRDGYVGAQNPLEAKPYKRDSIWQCNKCRKTYGGYLIRATLNITRALIDDYDGTNVKDMEFLIKKLTLSFHPNHYLLLALKQKLLAAYRKQVAAPNPQRKIIQKMFDLCKEVLQVLELVEPGISRLKGIMLYEMHLPLVLLANRAYAACEISPMEMSSQLREAGTHLRKALSMLLLEPVDSPEGHLAKRALKELKMLNQNIADAEALQQSQEESKSRLCKEKKKK from the exons ATGtcggaagaaaaa gAACCAGTTCAAACGAAGGCTTATAATATTCGCCAGAATGACAAAGTGGGAAA ataCATGGTTGCAAGTAGAGAATTGAAACCTGGTGAAGAAATCGTGACGGAGATGCCATTCATTGTTGGACCAAAGGCTTTCACTTATCCTTTGTGTCTTTCTTGTTATGTACCATGGCCACCTACCCTTAAAGATAAGCCACTTTGTTCGAAATGCAGTTGGCCAGTTTGTGGTCCAGAATGTGAAAATCAACCACAACATAAAGACTATGAGTGCCcg GTATTTgtagaagcaaaagaaaaatttgatgtATCCGCGGCTTTGGaacaaaataacgaaaatggtGTTCCCCAATTGGAATGTATCACCCCTTtgagattattattagaatctttaaaaaatccagagaaatgggaaaaagaagtgaaaagtATGGAAGcccataataaaataagaattcaAAAACCTCATTGGAAATCGGATCAAGTGAATGTCGTTGAATATTTAAGGAAACAACTCAAATTGgacaa ATTCTCCGAAGAAGAAATACAAACGGCTTGTGGTATCTTGGAAATTAATGCTTTTGAAATAAGAACTTCGAAAGGATTTAGTGCTAGAGCACTTTATCCAACAGTTGCAATGATGAATCATTCTTGTGTTTCAAACACATGTCATAGTATATCTCCCTCAGATTATag gaTATACTTACGTACTGCTATCAGGGTACCCGAGGGCGGTGAACTTTACGGAAGTTACACGCATTCTCTTTTCCCAACAATGTTAAGAAGGGAACACCTTTTCGAAGGGAAACACTTTGCGTGTGCTTGCCCACGTTGTTCAGATCCAACCGAGCTGGGAACGCACATGTCTTCATtgaaatgtaataaatgtGATAATGGGATAGTCTTACCATTGGATTCTTTAG ACGAGAAGAGTATATGGAAATGTACTCATTGCGAGTTCACAACTCCTAGCACGGCAGTTAAAAAAGTATTTCAATTAATACATGCTGATGTCGAAGCTGTCGAAACCATTAGCGGTGCTGATGGGTCTGATGCCATTCACGAGAGGGAAACtgttatgaaaaaatatcgttCGGTTTTACATCCACGACATGCTTTTCTTACCATGTTAAG ACATTCGCTGACTCAAATGTACGGACGAGTTGATGAATATTTATTGGACGATTTGCCAGTGGTAGTATTAGAACACAAAGTCGACATGTGTAGATTGTTACTTCAAGTATTAGACGTCATAGAACCCGGTTATACGCGAATAAGag GGATGACGTTATACGAATTACACGcgcctcttctcttcttgGCAAAGGATCAATGGAATGCCGGTACTATTGATCAAGCTGGATTGAAATCAAAAATGATAGAAGCTTCGATAATACTGAAAGAAGCTGCAACTATTTTAACTTTCGAACCTACGGATACACCTGAAGGTCAAATAGGAATTGTTGCTAAACAATCATTGGAACAACTCGAACAATCTATtcaag AACGTTTGATAtggttaaataaatttagagAGTATTATACGAGTAAGAAAATGTCTGTAAAGGATACTAGTAAGAATATTTCCTCAGTTTCGAAACCACAAATATACAAGCTTATACATTCGGAAAAGTTCGGAAG ATATCTAATAGctggaaaaaatataaaagccGGCGAGGTAATACTTCGAGAAAAGCCTATTGCAGTTGGACCTGGTGTTTTTGAAGATGATTACTTTTGTTTTGCTTGTTTAAAACTATTGATCAGAGTTAACAAAGAATTACAGTACGTTTGTAAGAAATGTTGCGTTGCTCCTTTATGTGGTCCAGATTGCGAG AAAAAGGATGGTCATCATACACCCAAAGAATGTCAAATTTTCAAAGACAATcaaaatatatcgaaagataaaatattcgatattataggAATATTGCTACCTTtgagattatttcttttaaaagatgGAGATCAGGATTTATGGGAAAAAGTGGATCGTATGGAGTCGCATATGGATCAAAGAAGAGACACTCCCATTTGGAAGGACAGAGaagttaacgttattaaa ATTTTTCGTGATCTACAACTGGTGACCAATGATGATATCTCTACGTCGGATTTCTTACAACGGCTCTGCGGGATTCTCGATGTGAACAGTTTTGAATTACGATCACCTGGTAGATTGGATGCTCTTGTTCTACGTGGTTTATACTTGGAAGCTTCTCTTATTGCTCATGATTGTAGAGCAAATACTCATATTACCGTCAATGATCATTTTCAACTCACCGTATATGCCAGTTTACCTATCAATGAGAACGACATAATTTACTTCAACTATACCTCCTCGCTTTTG GGTTCAGCTGAAAGAAGAGAACATCTTCGGGAAGGGAAATATTTCGAGTGTGAATGTTCGGTTTGTAAAGATCCATATGAATTAGGTTCACATTTAAGTAGTATACTTTGTCCACGTTGCAGAGACGGATATGTGGGAGCTCAAAATCCTTTAGAAGCGAAACCTTACAAACGTGACAGTATATGGCAATGTAATAAATGTAGAAAAACTTACGGTGGTTATCTCATAAGAGCAACATTGAATATAACTCGAGCGCTGATCGACGATTACGATGGAACGAATGTAAAA GACATGgaatttttgattaaaaaactCACGCTATCTTTTCATCCTaatcattatcttttattggcattgaaacaaaaattattagcaGCCTATAGAAAACAAGTGGCAGCACCGAATCCTCAAAGGAAGATCATTCAAAAAATGTTCGATTTGTGTAAGGAAGTTCTTCAAGTATTGGAGTTAGTAGAACCTGGTATATCACGACTAAAAg GTATAATGTTATACGAAATGCACTTGCCTTTGGTGTTGCTGGCTAATCGCGCTTACGCAGCGTGCGAAATTTCCCCCATGGAAATGTCTTCTCAGCTTCGAGAAGCTGGGACACACCTAAGAAAAGCTTTGTCAATGCTCCTTTTGGAACCTGTCGACTCACCTGAGGGACATTTAGCCAAACGTGCtcttaaagaattaaaaatgctCAATCAAAATATAGCCGATGCTGAAGCACTTCAGCAATCACAAGAGGAATCTAAATCACGTttatgtaaagaaaagaagaaaaaataa